One window of the Candidatus Palauibacter australiensis genome contains the following:
- a CDS encoding Gfo/Idh/MocA family oxidoreductase: protein MEPTKRESNETGEMTPAGVDRRTLLKLGAMGAGAAVLGACRGPEADGASARSASGLARSRSGAPAPEALFSAAPMETVRIGFVGIGGMGSVHVRNLLDMEGVELTALCDIRPEHAERARDWVLEAGGPEPTLYTRGETDFLRMCESEDIDLVYTATPWRWHVPVCVAAMEHGKHAATEVPAAYTMEDCWRLVETAEGTRRHCVMMENVNYGRWEMLVFHMARLGLFGEILHGEGGYLHDLRAIKFADTGEGLWRREHSKTRDGNLYPTHGLGPIANCMDINRGDRFDYAVSMSGPSRGLQDFAREHFPEGASERRETFALGDVNVTLIKTALGRTIYVSHDTNLPRPYSRIHLVQGTQGLFQGYPERVYVEGRSEGHRWDEAEDYLEEFEHPLWREMAGAGAGRGHGSMDYLEDYRLIKCLREGLPTDMNVYDAAALSAVCAVSEESVADRSRPVDFPDFTRGRWETWPQLGVVGA, encoded by the coding sequence ATGGAACCGACGAAGCGCGAATCGAACGAAACCGGCGAGATGACACCGGCGGGCGTCGACCGGCGGACGCTGCTCAAGCTGGGCGCGATGGGGGCGGGAGCCGCGGTCCTGGGTGCCTGCCGCGGGCCCGAGGCCGACGGTGCATCGGCACGGTCCGCGAGCGGCTTGGCGCGGTCCCGAAGCGGCGCCCCGGCGCCGGAGGCCCTCTTCTCCGCTGCCCCGATGGAGACGGTGCGGATCGGTTTCGTGGGGATCGGCGGCATGGGATCGGTCCACGTCCGCAATCTCCTCGACATGGAGGGCGTGGAACTCACGGCGCTCTGCGACATCCGGCCCGAGCACGCCGAGCGGGCCCGCGACTGGGTGCTCGAAGCCGGGGGCCCGGAGCCGACGCTCTACACGCGCGGGGAGACGGACTTCCTCCGCATGTGCGAATCGGAGGACATCGACCTCGTCTACACGGCCACGCCGTGGCGCTGGCACGTGCCCGTCTGCGTGGCCGCCATGGAGCACGGGAAGCACGCGGCGACGGAGGTTCCGGCGGCCTACACGATGGAGGACTGCTGGCGTCTCGTGGAGACCGCCGAGGGGACGCGTAGGCACTGCGTGATGATGGAGAACGTTAACTACGGCCGCTGGGAGATGCTCGTCTTCCACATGGCGCGGCTCGGGCTGTTCGGCGAGATCCTGCACGGCGAGGGCGGTTACCTGCACGACCTGCGCGCCATAAAGTTCGCCGACACCGGCGAGGGGTTGTGGCGGCGGGAGCACTCGAAGACGAGAGACGGCAACCTCTATCCCACGCACGGGCTCGGACCGATCGCCAACTGCATGGACATCAACCGGGGGGACCGCTTCGACTACGCGGTCTCGATGAGCGGGCCGTCGCGCGGGCTGCAGGACTTCGCGCGCGAACACTTCCCCGAGGGCGCGTCGGAGCGCCGGGAGACCTTCGCCCTCGGCGATGTGAACGTCACCCTCATCAAGACCGCCCTCGGCCGCACGATCTACGTCTCGCACGACACGAACCTCCCCCGCCCGTACTCGCGGATCCACCTCGTCCAGGGGACGCAGGGCCTCTTCCAGGGCTATCCCGAACGGGTGTACGTCGAGGGCCGCAGCGAGGGACACCGGTGGGATGAGGCGGAGGACTACCTGGAGGAGTTCGAGCACCCGCTGTGGCGCGAGATGGCCGGGGCCGGGGCGGGCCGCGGACACGGCAGCATGGATTACCTCGAGGACTACCGGCTCATCAAATGTCTGCGCGAGGGACTGCCCACCGACATGAACGTGTACGACGCGGCGGCGCTGTCGGCCGTGTGCGCGGTGAGCGAGGAGTCGGTGGCGGACCGCAGCCGGCCGGTCGACTTCCCCGACTTCACCCGCGGCCGGTGGGAGACGTGGCCGCAGCTCGGCGTCGTCGGGGCCTGA
- a CDS encoding TlpA disulfide reductase family protein: MRSHRTNRALRAAVAAGVAAALCLSCESAPTGRERLLDAAAAIERLSSLAYEYAYEGSGSAGGAYTGRVRLIRAPGEPPIYWAELRPSPSWTPAPQPGEPSPGDAPTDAPGEAPALIVSGGGDYVAARDEALGQFRHGTISGGSGHLVANAPFAVLSAFTEPQPFQAELASDMELVSRETIGGVLCDVLRGRTTEFGPARVWWHIGVEDHLPRAFRWEADDGSGAVAFEIRSMLVDPTITADQLAIRVDLLGPEGGEVIDEDARRIEPGVPAPDWTIETDAGSPLRLSDLRGDIVVLSFGASWCALCRDLAAAYAALPEQRASERVRFLNLNAWESPEVDPGPIVREWGLDAPLLLRAERIASDYKLASVPALFVVDAAGDLALVRNPTLADPEAQAGELERTLRTLLDADR, encoded by the coding sequence ATGAGGTCACACAGGACGAATCGAGCGTTGCGCGCGGCGGTGGCGGCCGGCGTCGCGGCCGCCCTGTGCCTGTCGTGCGAATCGGCGCCGACGGGCCGGGAGCGGCTCCTCGATGCCGCCGCCGCCATCGAGCGACTTTCGAGCCTCGCGTACGAGTACGCGTACGAGGGGAGCGGCAGCGCCGGGGGGGCCTACACCGGAAGGGTGCGGCTGATCAGGGCCCCCGGCGAGCCCCCGATCTACTGGGCCGAACTTCGGCCGTCCCCGTCATGGACCCCCGCTCCGCAACCGGGCGAACCGTCGCCGGGCGACGCACCCACCGACGCGCCCGGCGAGGCACCCGCGCTCATCGTGTCCGGGGGAGGCGACTACGTCGCGGCCCGTGACGAGGCGCTGGGCCAGTTCCGTCACGGGACGATCTCGGGGGGCTCCGGCCATCTCGTGGCCAACGCGCCCTTCGCGGTCCTCTCGGCGTTCACCGAACCTCAGCCGTTCCAGGCGGAACTGGCGAGCGACATGGAACTCGTGAGCCGGGAGACGATCGGCGGCGTCCTGTGCGACGTGCTGCGCGGAAGGACGACCGAGTTCGGCCCCGCGCGGGTGTGGTGGCACATCGGAGTCGAGGACCACCTGCCCCGCGCCTTCCGCTGGGAGGCGGATGACGGGAGCGGGGCCGTCGCGTTCGAGATCCGGAGCATGCTCGTCGATCCGACGATCACGGCCGACCAACTCGCGATCCGCGTGGACCTTCTCGGTCCCGAGGGCGGCGAGGTCATCGATGAGGACGCGCGGCGGATCGAACCGGGCGTTCCGGCGCCCGACTGGACGATCGAAACGGATGCAGGCTCGCCCCTCCGCCTCTCGGACCTGCGCGGGGACATCGTCGTGCTGAGTTTCGGGGCGAGTTGGTGCGCTCTGTGCCGGGACCTCGCGGCCGCGTACGCCGCCCTCCCGGAGCAGCGGGCGTCGGAGCGCGTCCGGTTCCTCAACCTCAACGCGTGGGAAAGCCCCGAGGTCGATCCCGGCCCGATCGTGCGGGAATGGGGACTCGACGCGCCTCTTCTCCTGCGCGCGGAGCGCATCGCCTCCGATTACAAGCTCGCCTCGGTTCCGGCGCTGTTCGTGGTGGATGCCGCCGGAGATCTGGCGCTCGTCCGGAACCCGACGCTCGCGGATCCCGAGGCTCAGGCCGGCGAACTCGAGCGGACGCTCCGGACGCTTCTCGACGCGGACCGCTGA
- a CDS encoding cytochrome-c peroxidase — MLNRTRKALAFTATGLLLGLAACGDGSVTPPVPPPVPPAPPPEPPPPPPPSPEVVRAMLIDTVRLLVDHRNLDPLEPPPSVRPELVELGRVLAFDRILGGNRDISCMTCHLPSFAMGDGRSLSVGVGGRGLGPNRTHPEGEFIPRNSPALFNLHLSTQFFWDGFVEETEDGSIATEAGDQLTPGMQAVFEFGALSAQPMIPVLRRKEMRGFGEDNELAALEDDDFTGVWAALMARLGEIEAYREMFEAAYPGTAFDDMSFAHAANAIAGFYVAELTFIDTPWDRFLRGDDDQLGDSALRGAKSFMTIRCMLCHETDQFDDRNNEHHNAAIPQIGPGLGDGPGGNDDFGRERVTGDPAHRRLFKTPPMRNVELTGPYGHAGQFATLKAIVVHYDSIDSRLRDYDVSQVDPELRSTLLNNFDEILATRDTVLIPIIFDDAEADDLVAFLESLTDDAARDLSHLAPASVPSGLPIDK; from the coding sequence ATGTTGAATCGCACTCGCAAGGCGCTCGCCTTCACGGCCACGGGACTCCTGCTGGGCCTCGCCGCCTGTGGGGACGGTTCCGTCACGCCGCCGGTCCCGCCGCCGGTCCCGCCCGCGCCTCCGCCGGAACCGCCGCCCCCGCCGCCACCGTCTCCCGAGGTCGTGCGGGCGATGCTCATCGACACGGTGCGCCTGCTCGTGGACCACCGGAACCTCGACCCCCTCGAGCCGCCGCCCTCCGTGCGGCCGGAACTCGTCGAACTTGGACGCGTCCTGGCCTTCGACCGGATCCTGGGCGGGAACCGCGACATCTCCTGCATGACGTGCCACCTTCCCAGCTTCGCGATGGGGGACGGCCGGTCGCTCTCGGTCGGTGTCGGGGGACGGGGACTGGGTCCGAACCGGACGCACCCCGAGGGCGAGTTCATCCCGCGCAACTCGCCCGCGCTCTTCAACCTCCATCTCTCGACGCAGTTCTTCTGGGATGGATTCGTGGAGGAAACGGAGGACGGCTCCATCGCGACCGAGGCCGGGGATCAACTGACGCCCGGGATGCAAGCGGTGTTCGAGTTCGGCGCGCTCTCGGCGCAGCCCATGATTCCCGTGCTGCGGCGCAAGGAGATGCGCGGCTTCGGCGAGGATAACGAACTGGCGGCGCTGGAGGATGACGACTTCACCGGCGTGTGGGCGGCGCTCATGGCGCGGCTGGGAGAGATCGAGGCATACCGTGAGATGTTCGAGGCCGCGTACCCCGGCACGGCCTTCGACGACATGTCCTTCGCGCACGCGGCGAACGCGATCGCGGGCTTCTACGTGGCCGAACTCACCTTCATCGACACGCCGTGGGACCGGTTCCTGAGGGGGGACGACGACCAGCTCGGCGATTCGGCGCTGCGCGGCGCGAAGAGCTTCATGACGATCCGCTGCATGCTGTGTCACGAGACCGACCAGTTCGACGACCGCAACAACGAGCACCACAACGCGGCCATCCCGCAGATCGGACCCGGGCTGGGCGACGGGCCGGGCGGGAACGACGACTTCGGCCGCGAGCGCGTGACGGGAGACCCGGCGCACCGCCGCCTCTTCAAGACGCCGCCGATGCGGAACGTCGAACTCACGGGGCCGTACGGCCACGCCGGTCAATTCGCCACGCTGAAGGCGATCGTGGTCCACTACGACAGCATCGACAGCCGGCTCCGGGACTATGACGTATCGCAGGTGGATCCCGAACTGCGGAGTACGCTGCTCAACAACTTCGACGAGATCCTCGCGACGCGGGACACGGTCCTGATCCCGATCATCTTCGACGACGCGGAAGCGGACGACCTCGTCGCCTTCCTCGAGTCGCTGACGGACGACGCGGCGCGCGACCTGTCGCACCTGGCGCCGGCGTCCGTGCCCAGCGGACTGCCGATCGACAAGTAG
- a CDS encoding TauD/TfdA family dioxygenase, whose translation MRTSPDIRPVTPVIGAEVDGLDLTALDDDSFEVIRDALMAHCVLFFRDQDISVESQKALGARFGELIEHPNEPGIAGHPEVFRIHADENSVRATGERWHSDVSCDPMPPMGSILRLHTVPESGGDTLFANMYAAYEALSDRMKALLDDLTAVHDGGPYYREVNRLIGRDDGGRSYPSAEHPVVRTHPVTGRKALFVNEMFTVRIADLPRGESIGLLDFLFRHVQRPDFHCRFRWRPHSVAFWDNRCTQHHAIWDYFPAVRSGYRVTIRGERPI comes from the coding sequence ATGCGAACCTCACCGGATATCCGGCCCGTGACACCCGTCATCGGCGCCGAGGTCGACGGCCTGGACCTCACCGCCCTCGATGATGACAGTTTCGAGGTCATCCGCGATGCGTTGATGGCGCATTGCGTCCTCTTTTTCCGGGACCAGGACATCTCCGTCGAGAGCCAGAAGGCGCTGGGGGCCCGGTTCGGGGAACTCATCGAACACCCCAACGAGCCGGGCATCGCGGGACATCCGGAGGTGTTCCGGATCCATGCGGACGAGAACTCGGTGCGGGCGACCGGCGAGCGCTGGCACTCGGATGTGTCGTGCGACCCCATGCCGCCGATGGGTTCGATCCTGCGCCTGCACACGGTGCCCGAGAGCGGCGGCGACACCCTGTTCGCGAACATGTACGCCGCGTACGAGGCGCTGTCGGACCGCATGAAGGCGCTGCTCGATGACCTCACGGCGGTCCATGACGGCGGTCCGTACTACCGGGAGGTCAATCGCCTCATCGGGCGCGACGACGGGGGTCGCTCGTACCCGTCGGCGGAACATCCCGTCGTCCGCACGCACCCCGTGACGGGGCGGAAGGCGCTGTTCGTTAACGAGATGTTCACGGTCCGCATCGCGGATCTGCCGCGGGGCGAGAGCATCGGGTTGCTCGACTTCCTCTTCCGGCACGTGCAGCGGCCGGATTTCCACTGCCGCTTCCGCTGGCGCCCGCATTCCGTCGCCTTCTGGGACAACCGCTGCACGCAGCACCACGCGATCTGGGACTACTTCCCCGCCGTGCGCTCCGGCTACCGCGTCACCATCCGCGGCGAACGCCCGATCTGA
- a CDS encoding ATP-binding protein produces MSRNQALYARTLASALREALSDTPVVCLAGPRQCGKTTLARVLKPERAFVSLDHPPFLDAASADPAGFMDSLPRDVTIDEVQRAPGLLPAIKLAVDTDRRPGRFLLTGSADLLLVPSVTESLAGRMEVVRLMPLSESEKERRPGGFLRDFLEGRLQPSLRPGTGPTAPALATRLTAGGYPEPLTRTPARARQWHRQYVRGIVDRDVLDVSNVRAADQVGRLLELLAVRNGELFNASRVARDLGLQRVTVLEYVSVLERLFLVRRLLPWHRNPGKRLIKSPKTHLIDSGLAATLAQLSAGDWLTKRQRMGHLLESFVVQQFVAQAGWTDPDLRFWHYRDKDGCEVDLVITLGSRTWGVEVKATSTPGQSAGKGLRRLAALCGDDFEAGIVLYNGGDILPLATDRMLAVPFSELWTR; encoded by the coding sequence ATGTCCCGAAACCAGGCGCTTTATGCTCGTACGCTGGCCTCCGCTCTGCGCGAGGCCCTGTCCGACACGCCCGTCGTGTGTCTGGCCGGTCCTCGTCAGTGCGGCAAAACGACGCTTGCCCGCGTCCTGAAGCCGGAGCGGGCGTTCGTAAGCCTGGACCATCCTCCGTTTCTTGACGCGGCATCCGCCGATCCTGCGGGCTTCATGGACAGCCTCCCCCGCGATGTGACCATCGATGAAGTACAGCGGGCGCCCGGGCTCCTCCCGGCGATCAAACTCGCTGTGGATACGGATCGACGCCCAGGACGCTTCCTTCTTACGGGTTCCGCCGACCTGTTGCTGGTCCCCTCCGTCACCGAGTCACTGGCGGGCCGCATGGAGGTCGTGCGCCTCATGCCGCTCTCGGAATCCGAGAAGGAGCGCCGCCCCGGTGGTTTTCTCCGCGACTTCCTCGAGGGGCGGTTGCAGCCCTCACTCCGCCCGGGGACAGGACCGACCGCGCCGGCACTTGCCACCCGGCTCACAGCGGGGGGATACCCGGAGCCTCTGACGCGAACGCCGGCCCGCGCACGGCAGTGGCATCGCCAGTACGTGCGGGGGATCGTGGATCGGGACGTTCTCGATGTCTCGAACGTTCGGGCTGCCGACCAGGTCGGTCGCCTCCTGGAACTTCTTGCGGTCCGGAACGGCGAACTGTTCAACGCCAGCCGCGTGGCGCGCGATCTCGGCCTGCAACGAGTAACGGTTTTGGAATACGTCTCCGTCCTCGAGCGACTCTTTCTCGTCAGGCGCCTGCTCCCCTGGCACCGCAATCCCGGAAAACGACTGATAAAATCGCCCAAGACCCATCTGATCGACAGCGGTCTCGCGGCAACGCTTGCGCAGCTCTCCGCCGGGGACTGGCTCACGAAACGGCAGCGCATGGGACATCTCCTCGAGTCCTTCGTGGTGCAGCAGTTCGTGGCGCAGGCAGGCTGGACGGATCCCGATCTCCGCTTCTGGCACTACCGGGACAAGGACGGCTGCGAGGTGGATCTGGTGATCACGCTCGGGTCACGGACCTGGGGCGTCGAAGTGAAAGCGACGAGTACGCCGGGACAGTCGGCGGGGAAGGGGCTGAGGCGCCTCGCCGCGCTCTGCGGGGATGACTTCGAGGCCGGAATCGTTCTCTACAACGGCGGCGACATCCTGCCGCTCGCCACAGATCGGATGTTGGCCGTTCCGTTCAGCGAACTCTGGACGCGATAG